The stretch of DNA TTGGAGGGGATGGTGATGCTTGTCTGCCCATGGCTACGGCAGCAGCCGCTGGGGCCTGGGGAACGTACCCGATTGTCATCAGCTAGAACAGCCGTTTCTGCTGTTTGGAGGTGTGACAGTCAGGCGTTCCGGCAAGGTGTTTCCCAAGGACTCCTCGGGCTGTTGATTGTCTGCCTTGGCTCAGCGTTTAATGCCCCGTTTGTCACCCTTGGAGCCAGGCTTTGCCAATGGCTGGGGCTACAGCAGGGCCCAGAGAAGCACCATCCCCACAGCACCTGGGACGCCAGGACAGATCAGCAGGGCTTCTTGACCCACTTGGTGCCCACTGGGGAAATCAACGATGTGGCCAACATCTGCTCACAGGAGCAGCGGGAATctgtggccagcagcagggagaaagAAGGTTTGGAGGTGAGGCTGAGAGAGACACGCAGGCCCAGGCACACAGGGATGGGTTTTCACGCCAAGAAACTCTGAAGTGTTTTCAGCACACGAGAAACAGGTTCTGGGCTGCATGGGAAGTCTGCGGTGTCTCACACCCTGTCCAACCCAGACAGGGCGTGAGACACGGCAGGCTCAAGGTTTATCTAACCCTTGACCTGAAGGGACTCATCCCATGGTGGCCATTTCTGCTggatttctctctttcctctcctcaaGGTTACCCGTTCAACGACGTGTGCCAGTGGTTCATTGACAGAGCTGATCTCATCTTCGTTGTCTTTGACCCTACGAAGCTGGATGTGGGCTTGGAGCTGGAGATGCTGTTTCGCCAGCTGAAGGGCCGCGAGTCTCAGATCCGAATCATCTTGAACAAAGCTGACAGCCTGGCTACCCAGGAGCTCATGAGAGTCTACGGTGCCTTATTCTGGAGCCTGGCTCCTCTCATCAACGTCACGGAGCCACCCAGGGTGTACGTTAGCTCCTTCTGGCCCCATGAGTACCATCCGGATACCCACAAAGACCTGTTCCTCAAAGAAGAGATATCGCTCCTGGAAGATCTCAACCAGGTGATTGAGAACAGGATGGAAAATAAGATCGCCTTCATACGCCAGCACGCCATCCGGGTGCGCATCCACGCCCTTTTGGTCGATCGCTATCTACAGACCTACAAGGAGAAAATGACCTTCTTTAGCGATGGAGAACTGGTGTTCAGGGACATTGTGGAAGATCCTGACAAGTTCTTTATCTTTAAGTCCATTCTGGCAAAGACCAATGTCAGCAAATTTGACCTCCCCAACCGCGAGGCTTACAAGGACTTCTTTGGCATCAACCCCATCACCAGTTTTAAGCTGCTGTCTCAGCAGTGTTCCTACATGGGAGGGTGTTTCCTAGAGAAGATCGAGAAGGCCATCACTCGTGAGCTTCCCGATCTCTTGGGAAGCATCGGCTTGGGAAAGAAGCCCAACGTTCTCTCCTGTGACATCACTGGCTGTGGCGAAACCCCAAAGAATCGCTACAAGAAACCCTAAGGTGTTCTGTAATATAACCGTCCACGTGTTCCTACCGGTGAATGAGCTTATGTCTTATCTGTCCAAGAAGCCATGGTTTGTTAACCCTTTGAGTGCCACACTGGCAAAGGCTACTGTACGATGAGGACTTTGAGTCGTTGACATCGATGGCAGGGGAAGATGGGTGGGCataagaaagagaataaaaactgtGAATTCCTGACATTTTATCTTTGTTCTTTCGAGTAGAAGGCAATGTTTAAGCT from Calonectris borealis chromosome 16, bCalBor7.hap1.2, whole genome shotgun sequence encodes:
- the SRL gene encoding sarcalumenin isoform X3; protein product: MKGLNLLCCCVASLLLLSTAEEVEDASEPTKRDRSHLESTLKLNEDKPADDFSGVLQRLRKIYHSSIKPLEQSYRYNELRQHEITDGEITSKPMVLFLGPWSVGKSSMINYLLGLDDTPYQLYTGAEPTTSEFTVIMHGPKLKTIEGIVMAADSARSFSPLEKFGQNFLEKLIGIEVPHKLLERVTFVDTPGIIENRKQQERGYPFNDVCQWFIDRADLIFVVFDPTKLDVGLELEMLFRQLKGRESQIRIILNKADSLATQELMRVYGALFWSLAPLINVTEPPRVYVSSFWPHEYHPDTHKDLFLKEEISLLEDLNQVIENRMENKIAFIRQHAIRVRIHALLVDRYLQTYKEKMTFFSDGELVFRDIVEDPDKFFIFKSILAKTNVSKFDLPNREAYKDFFGINPITSFKLLSQQCSYMGGCFLEKIEKAITRELPDLLGSIGLGKKPNVLSCDITGCGETPKNRYKKP
- the SRL gene encoding sarcalumenin isoform X2, with amino-acid sequence MKGLNLLCCCVASLLLLSTAEEVEDASEPTKRDRSHLESTLKLNEDKPADDFSGVLQRLRKIYHSSIKPLEQSYRYNELRQHEITAYPGRTLGSSATDGEITSKPMVLFLGPWSVGKSSMINYLLGLDDTPYQLYTGAEPTTSEFTVIMHGPKLKTIEGIVMAADSARSFSPLEKFGQNFLEKLIGIEVPHKLLERVTFVDTPGIIENRKQQERGYPFNDVCQWFIDRADLIFVVFDPTKLDVGLELEMLFRQLKGRESQIRIILNKADSLATQELMRVYGALFWSLAPLINVTEPPRVYVSSFWPHEYHPDTHKDLFLKEEISLLEDLNQVIENRMENKIAFIRQHAIRVRIHALLVDRYLQTYKEKMTFFSDGELVFRDIVEDPDKFFIFKSILAKTNVSKFDLPNREAYKDFFGINPITSFKLLSQQCSYMGGCFLEKIEKAITRELPDLLGSIGLGKKPNVLSCDITGCGETPKNRYKKP